The window TGTGTtcatatgttttttttttttttttttatttatattaattatattattacttgGTTCATCATTGTTATGCAATATACaattatcattttcttcatttatattattattaatatgcTGATTTTcgttttctttttcttttttttttttatatctttttataGCCATATCTTGACGCCACTTATCTAATTTAACAAAGGCGCTATTTTCATCCCACTTTTCTGACAATTCTGTAAATTTGTTTGTTGATTTTATGAACACATTTTTCAATGTAACAAAAAATTGaatacataaatttttaCTTAATTTTAAAGCATAATATTTGGTAAAACAATATGTAACAAAGTTATTCACATCgttgtataatattttaacaGCTTCCACatttttctcttttaatttttgaaaaaaatctatattttcttcaattcgtttttttaattttattcttttgtCGTCTATCTctgttttttctttaagTTCTTTTAGAGCTTCTTGGTATTGTTTATTTTCCTTCATGTCTTTTTTAACCTAACCAAAAGagtgaaaaaaataacaaaaatttttaaaaatcaaaaaaataattaaataaataaaataaagagataaatgataatatataacaaaatggAAATTTCATGgtttttcatatattaaaaagaaatacatacataatatatatatatatatatatatatattgatacATATAACAAATTTACAACTTCTCTTGTAAACACACCTGCTCTATGACATTCCTCATAAAGGTTGAGAATTTTTTCCTAGTACTTATTAATTGAGTGGGAGAACATAAATATTGATTGTATACACATAAGGTAGAATTCCATTTATTTgtaacataaatattttgtatacattttgaagatataaatttattatattttaaatttttttgaaattttatatttataaatacattattaaatatgtttttcttcattctatattttagctgataatattatgagCTTCACTATAATTACCCTTTGAACCtctctctttttttttttttttttttttttatcaatatgttattattattttattttatacaaacataatatcatataaaatattttttgtattattatatatatatatatatatatatatatatatatatatatatctatattatatgcatatatgtatttatagTTTGATGTTtttcaatataatattttaaatttattatatgacatctattttataaaaaaggaggatatatttattatatgcatttttttttttttttttttttttttttgtgtaaataatttatttaataattttattttcaaattttttttttttttttttttataaggtttttttttttttttttaagaaaaaaaaaaaaaaaaaaaaaacaaaaaaataaatttttatttttataaataNNNNNNNNNNNNNNNNNNNNNNNNNNNNNNNNNNNNNNNNNNNNNNNNNNNNNNNNNNNNNNNNNNNNNNNNNNNNNNNNNNNNNNNNNNNNNNNNNNNNATATTTGTTATGATATAaggatatattatttatatttaaggaaaaaaaaaaaaaaaaaaacacaaaaaaataaatgtatatattcataaatataattctatatttaaatattcattattttatttatgattTGTAGAACCTCTTCTATGTTTACATTTTCACATGATGGATGctatgtttatatatataatatatatatatattattatatatgtattattattaggaacattttaattttattaagtGCTTATTCATTATTCCAGTTCACGTATTTataatagtatatatatatatatatatatatatatatatttatatatttttattttatatggattattattcatttattattatgtagaaatttcttttttttttttttttttattatatatatatatatatatataaattaataaatcaacaatataatttaaaaattatatttttacatttttaatgTTAAAAACATTTTGGGTGTTgttatgaataaaatatgaaatatgaCAAAAGGATTATAAATTAAGgtgaattatttataataatgatgaacaaaaaaaaaaaaaaaaatatatatatatatgtatatatatatatatatatatatatatatatatatatatatatatataatatttttctattttcctttatttAATAACCTTTAAGTATAAAACCACgttaaatttaaaaattatatacttCATATCTACAGTTTGTAAGAAggtttaaaaaaaaaaatacatatatttatatatatatatatattatatatgtacagTTAAGTATTTTCCTTTAAAGGAAAATTTCTTTATacatacaaaatataagtCAACAAATTTTGtattgtttttaaaaaaaaaaaaaaaaattacacaaaaataaattaaaataatataacatagtatgcttttaaaaaaatatatgaattgTTAAAATgatcaaataaaaaaggacAGTGATAATTGAGAAGGgtaacaataaaaataaaattaaatgtgtatatatatgtaaattatttttatttattagttagcatgaaatattaatacaataattacaagtatatatatataaacatatattcataagaatggtaaaaaaaaaaaaaaaaagaaaaaaaaaaacatatacacataaaaaaaaaaatttatatatatatatatatatatatatatatatatatatatatatatatgtagaattacatattatgggtatattttttcaaataaatatatagatatatattttatttttttgaatgtAAGACAAAAATAggatttaaaaaaaaaaaaaaattatcttTTAGATAATTTTCTTCCTCGTCCTTTAGCACCTTTGGACATTCCTTTATCTCGATGTGAAAAGCTTTTATCTTtagatattttttttggtgTTGTATCTTCAACTAATAATGAATCCAAGGGTAAGCTATCggataaaataaaatatcttatattattacctCTTATGGTTACATGCTCTAAAGATAAAAATTGTTTGGtatttacattatattcagctatatttttattttttataacaaccttcacatttttcatatgtgtattcatttttatgtCTACCGCTGTTATTATCCCTGTTATTAATGTTCCATTTTTAAGTTCTATAGTTACATTTTCGTTTGTTAATTTCATCAAAAAATGTACTAGTTTCATtgttaataaataaataaataaataaatatataaatatataaatatatatatatatatatatatatatataatattattaagtagtatattataaatgaGTCTGGGTCGTAATACAAAAAAcagaataaatatattttaaaaatattttaatatggTTATACttttatgatattataaaaaaaataataagtatttataaatattacaaataagtatttataaatattacaattTCACTTTTACAATGattttactttttatttatccTTTATCTTGTTAATATGGTTTAAATgaaacaattttttttttttttttttttcatttattttatgcTTTTTCTATACTATATGGTAATAATtagataatattatatttactaAAAAgtatctattttttttttttttatttaagggttttattattatatatatattataaacttttattttaaagctcaaaaaaaaaaagaaaaaaagattatatataaatataaatatatatatatatatatataatatatatatgtatattaagttgtttcttcttttttttttaaatggtaataatatgaaagtttaatgatatatggaaaaatattaaagtATACTAATTTTTAAGAAAACaccttaaaaaaaaaaaaaataaataaaaataaataaataaataagtataatataatttttatattttatatatataataaatatgccttaaaatgtttaaatgtttttaaactcttcataattatatataacagCTCATCGTATAATGaaaagtaaataaaaataatattatataaatataatatatatatatatatatatattatatgtataatttgTATAACGCATATTTAAAAATCCATTTAATGATTCCAATGGGatatataaacatacacgttatacatacaaataatattctttatttattgttttaACTTTTTAAGGCCTTTTAATCaacattaataatatatatataaaataatatgtttataaatttattatatatttttattttttctatttataatttattatatacaaaatatattattacaagtatattataatatatagagAGAAactctttttatttaaaagcatattttaaaaaaaattttgtaaataaatgcttctatatatttatttatatgtaatgtatatttttcttttcctttttaataggaaatataatatatattacttaaGGTATAGAATATAATTAAACTAATAAAAGGTTTACAgattattaaattatgaaaaatatatatatatatatatatatatatatatatatatatatatgtaatatattattccaTATGGATgttagaaaaaaaaaaaaaaaaaaaaattaattatataaatgtatgttaatatatgtattcCATAAAAATGTTTGAATCTCcaaaatttatattgtttaggctttttctatattaattataagatacaaaaaaaaaaaaaaaattatacatatatatatatatatatatatatatatattaaagtgtatataactttttttttttggacttcttatttaattttttttaatggTTGTTCAACAgtttttcatattttgtTTCGTCAATTATTCCTTTTGTCTTTAATTTATTCAAATGATGTTTGTAAAAGTATGAAGGCTTATAACTTCTTACAGTGAAATCTGGTGTGTGTGCTTTATAGGTAAAAGCGGCTCCTAAAAACAAACTCAAAAAActaaacaaaaaataaaataaaataaaataataataataataataataataataaatgaatacacaaatatgtatgtatacatatatataatatatatatatatatatatatatatatatatatatatatttgtatattattacacATGTACATCTATTTCATATACACcaaacacatatataaataaataaatatataaatatatacatatatatatatatttatttatttttttgtttacCTATAACGCCTTAAAAATTTTACTCGATCTTTTGAAAAATTTGGGAAAGATTTAAAAATTACTTCAACTGGTATGAACACCATTTTTCCagtataatattttaaaggcaatatattttctcagtatctaatatatatatatattaataatgttaatgttttatttttttaatttgtaCAAATTTTGTTCACAATTTCTTATcacattttaaaaatgaaatattttcatttgtttttattatatttaataagaaggaaaaaaattggaaaaaatatgaaatttttttttatttattttattttttttttcataattattttttcgtTCATTTCAAGTATTAATTAtgtgtacatatatatatatatatatataatacaaaataaaataaaaaatatacatacatatatataaatatatatatatatatttatattatgtaaacatttttatcttGTATCGCTTttcaaaaagaaaaacgtaacaaaataatacaaaataccaaaaaaaaaaaaaaaaattagaagaATATAGAAagtttttaatataaagtcatatatataatgacAACCATATATAATCTATAGTAAATTTTAATGAACAACATTTCAAcaaatatggaaaaaaaaaaaaaaaaaaagaatgtTCTACCAAGAAAGTTTAGAAgcataaatattatatatatatatatatatattttatttatatcatttacAAAGAATACATAACATTAGgttattttttgaaaaggaaagaaaaatatCATACAGAGTTGTATTCACATAATTAAAATGTGTAtcatatttcattattcttttaattatcatcataaattattataaaagaacatacaacttttttatattaatatgtatatatattttttttttttcattttgtcCTTAATTGGTCAGGTTATTTTAagttttattatatatatatatatatatatttttttttttttttttttttttttttggcTAGTTCGTTcatgttatataaaatttaattgATTACATTTTGTTGTTTATTTGAAAGGTCATCATTGGTGATGCTTTCTTCttgtttttcatttttctcATCGTTTTTATTAGTGtctatatttttgttatgttccttatttttaattaactcgtcatttttaataatctcgtcatttttaataatcTCATCACTTTTAACGATTTCATCACTTTTAACGATTTCATCACTTTTAACGATTTCATCACTTTTAATTAtctcttcattttttatattttcgTCACTTTTAACAATTTCTTCACTTTTCAAAATATCcccattattattattattattattattattatgattattcTGATTTATTTTGGATGTTTTGTTCATAATTGAATTATCAAGAACATCAATTCTGTTGTTTAATTCATCATAGTACTTTCTGTTAGATTCcattttttctaatatagataaataaTTTCGCTTGACAAGCTCGTttgaaatttttattttttcatttaaatcATTTATTAGTTGCACATATCGAACAATGGTAAAAGAAATTGCGCTTAAGGCATATCTTATTTCAGCTATTTCTTTGCTGAATATAGGATTCATGCTGCGTCTTGGATTGTTCTCTAGATAGTGTACTTTGTTGTTTATATCgtctattttatttttcaaaactctataaaatgaaaaggaaaaataaaacatatatataaacatgATATTAGTTGTATgataaaatgatatataatataatataatataatataatataatatattatattttttttttttatacttgAAGTAGTATGAGGGTAACAAGGGGGtgaatttatatattttggAAGAGGCTTCATTATTTCTCAAACCTccaaaaatgaaaaagtaACCACTATCGTCAACTTGAATTATATTTCCATAAAAGTGGTGGGTTACAAGGAGCATTCCGTATACGTTTAAGCATGACCACGTGTTTAAATTGATATCATAGGCATATAtatcttaaaaaaaatataaaataaaataaataaataataaaatatatatatatatatatatatgtatgtatgtatgtgtgttcatatttatttagtTATATGGGTACATCCATATtttatgttcatatatttcCCTTACCCAAGAGGCTTGACTTTTGATACCAGGATAGGTTATAACCCCCACATAATAAAAACCATCTATCGTTTAGTACGGTAGAGCTATGCCTGtgaaaagaaattatacaaattatgagaatatattatacatatgcTCATTTCTATTTATTATGGGNNNNNNNNNNNNNNNNNNNNNNNNNNNNNNNNNNNNNNNNNNNNNNNNNNNNNNNNNNNNNNNNNNNNNNNNNNNNNNNNNNNNNNNNNNNNNNNNNNNNAtttcattatatacatatatatgtgtatattttttttttttttttgattacctccatgtataaatataatatttttatatttaaaactGACATGACCAAAAACTGGTGGGGGGGAGAATTTTACCTTAATATGCTCCCATGTTTTATCCTTTATACAATACACATAAGTGTCATTGGTAATATATGACCCTCTTTTACCTCCGTAAAGAAATAAACaatcttcttttttttcagtggagtaaattaaatttaatgtTGCAAAATAGCGTGGTTTGGGAGGATTCTTTTCATccaattttttaaaaagattATTCActagaaaaataaataaatatatatatatatatattaagaaatatatgaaataataatatatatatatatatatatatttatatatattatttattttattacataGATTAAACTCTATTAATTTGGTGTTATATGATTTAATATCCTGATTCCCCccataaatataaactATATGCTTATCTATAAGACATGAATGACCAAAACGAACATTAAATATGTCGCCTTGATGTATTACTTCGGATTTACAATAAAAAGGTAATAATTCAgaacaaaaagaaatagAATCCAAATTTTCATTAGATGTTTGATTTAATGGATCTGTACTAGTACTACTAAGGGTCTTTGAAACGATCTTATACAAATTCTCACCAAATATTACTGTTTCATGTGTCAGCTTGGATAAATAAGaatcttctttttttaaaagtaaaaattTGTTAGTtgtcattttttttttttttttttttttaatattttttatactcTCTCtcttaaatatatataatatatatatatattatatatatatatatatttttttttttattattattattttattatatatatatatatatatataagatataGAACCTGATTATAAACCTGTAACCATTTTTTCTACAAGTTTGTTAAATtggatatattatatgaagaaaaaaaattaaatattagAGAGAACAATAAACCCAAAAATGAAaggaaaaaagaaaaaggaaaaaagaaaaaagaaaaataaataaataacaaaacCGAAAAATGACATTAAAACtgcatatattatatattatatatatatttcatatatttattttttttcttttaatatagatatatatacatgtgTGCACCATGCAACTTGTTTTTTTGaactaatttttttttttttttttctctatCTTTTTAAACCTAATATTTTTAGAAGcgataataataaatatatatatatatatatatatgttaatatttatagaatccctttttttttcttttttcatttttttaatgttaattcattttataagaatatttaaatttttttttttttgttttttttctttggTTGTTACAATTACAACTTCAgtagaattaaaaaaaaacatttcTCAACACaattcatatttaaaatgaaaaatataaataaataaaataaaataaaggatataaaaaaatatatgagAAAAGTTtctgtattttttttattattattattgatgaaaaagatttgtatatttttatttcaacataataaaataaaatgaaataataataatgacaaaaaaacaaaaaaaataaaggtagaaaaaaataaaaatgaaaacaaaataataattgatagattaaaaaataaaaatataaaaaaatagtagtaaataaaaacatataaaatgtttCAAATGTTTAATCTCTCACATTTTGGTTCAGCTTTTTTTNNNNNNNNNNNNNNNNNNNNNNNNNNNNNNNNNNNNNNNNNNNNNNNNNNNNNNNNNNNNNNNNNNNNNNNNNNNNNNNNNNNNNNNNNNNNNNNNNNNNaaaaaaaaaaaaaaaaaaaaaaaaaaaaaaaaaaaaaaaataaaaaaatttaattaaataaattttttttaattttttttttttttttttttttttttttttttttttttttttctttttttggtttcttttattataatttgtaATTTATATACTTTCATGTTTCATTAAAACATTTGAAGATTCCAATTTTCTTATGCGTTGTTCAAGATGTTGTAATTCTTctgtatttatattttttgaaagGAGTTTTTCGCATTGctcatttaatttttccaattctataaaaaaataaataataaaataaaaataaaagtgatataaatatatatatatatatatatatatatatgtatatattaatttttttttccatatgcatttcatttaataaataatttttttgatacatttatatgtgtgtggacatataattatagaaacataaatataaatgaataaatgaatatataaataaataaatataaatatatgtatttatatttaaattcCTTTGTTATGTTTACTTTTTATCTTACCACAAAATTTGGCCTCAAAGGCTTTCAtcataaaatttattttatttatatcttctttCAATTCTGTAATTTTTGTTTCAAATTCTGatatgttaatattttcGTTCCCAGATGATGTTTCATTAATGTTCTTCATTCTCGTATTTAATTGTTCTATCTTTCCTGTCAACGTTTTATAAGATACATATGTTACTAATGGTGACATACTAAATACATCAGAATGATCTTCTGAATTATCTGTACCTCCAAAAACAAACAAGGATTTTTTATATGGAAGGAAACATAAGGAACCGTAATATCCTCTATCGAAATTCTTGGATGTACTTATATCAACTTCAAACCATGAAAACGTGAATATGTTTAATGCGTACATATctagtaaaaaaaaaaaaaaaaaaagaattattatgtttatatatatatatatatattttatgatgTGTATGATCTTATTAAATTTCAATATTACTACATCTATTTTttcacttttttttttatacctGATAATGCATAATTATCAATCCATCCATTAGTTATACCAccatatattatcatccATTCGTTATCAAAAAGCTGAGAAGAATGGCTAgttagaaaaaaaaaaaaaaaaaaaggatgaaaatatatgaacaattCAGGTAAATAAccaatatttattaaaatattaatataattatatgagaaaaaatataaatagtattaatatatatacacatatatatatatatatatatatatatatatagggaaagagaaacaaaaaaaaaatgtacatatgtagaatgtgtatatttatataagtatatatttatttatttttggACTTACCCCCAACGAGCACAAGGCTTGGATCCAGAAGAGTTGGTAATTTCTTTCCATCTGtttgtattaatattaaaaatcCATGTATCACCTAAAGCTGCattatatccttttttattaccCCCAAATAAAAACACCAATTTAGCATTTCCATAAAACGAAAATATTAAACTGTGAGCATATCTTGGTTCAGGAATTCTATCTATTTGTTTAATTGGTCTCCATGAATTTTTAGAGAAACACCACATATCAGCTAATAAGGAATTATTAACATCTAATCCTCcatgaatatataaaaaatcatTAAAACTGAAAGAAGCATGCTTATATCTTGCACGTGGGCAAAGTTTATTTCCAATAAGTTCCCATTTCTTTGCTTGGAAAtcaaatttatatgtttcaTCAACAATTTcatctttttcattaatacctccaaaaattataatattttttttattatcctCTGTTATAACATTACCTGAACAATATGCTCTAGGGACAATATCATTTGAATTCAAGCGCATTTTTTCGAATAAATTAATACCAGGAACATATCTTATAAAATTCTCAACACATTTATCGTGTAACATACCAccatatatacatatatctCCATTTATTTCGACAGTGACATGAcctttcatttttttaaaacatcTTTCATCATGCATAATTTCTGTAAGATGAAAAACAGGAGGGGATAAAAATGCTTTTGAAACATCACCATTATATTGAAACTTTGCATCTTGTGTTTTTTCATTGGTATTTATGTTGGTATTTGTATTGGTATTTATGTTAGTATTTGTGTTGGAATTCGTGTTGGTATTTATGTTGGTATTTATATCGGTATTTATGTTAGTATTTGTGTTGGAATTTGTGTTGGTATTTATATCGGTATTTATGTTAGTATTTGTGTTGGAATTTGTGTTGGCATTTATATCGGTATTTATGTCGGTATTTATGTCGGTATTTATGTTGCTATTTATGTTGCTATTTATGTTGCTATTTATGTTGCTATTTGTGTTGGAATTTGTGTTGGTATTTATGTTTGTATTTGTATTTGTATTTGTACTTATACTTATGGTTGTATTTTCATCTTTATTAGATAAAtctgttttttttatattttctattaCATTATCTTCTGTTCTTTCTATATTAGGGACCGGTATTGGTTGCTGTTGAAATGTTAATGTTTTTTGTTCTTCCAAAACGTTTCCATCGTTCGTGTTGTTACTAGTCGATTGTGTTGTTAAGCTAgcttttttttcttcacttaaaattatttctGGTTGTGTAGTATTTGGACTTGCCATAATTAATAAGgaaatacataaataaataaatataaatataaatatatatatatatatatatatatatatatatttatatattacttaatataataatattatggcacatataaaatatatatatatatatatcttcagccttcataaatatatacagttatacatgtatatgttataaaaatccaatatgtata of the Plasmodium reichenowi strain SY57 chromosome 11, whole genome shotgun sequence genome contains:
- a CDS encoding mitochondrial import inner membrane translocase subunit TIM44, putative is translated as MKKNIFNNVFINIKFQKNLKYNKFISSKCIQNIYVTNKWNSTLCVYNQYLCSPTQLISTRKKFSTFMRNVIEQVKKDMKENKQYQEALKELKEKTEIDDKRIKLKKRIEENIDFFQKLKEKNVEAVKILYNDVNNFVTYCFTKYYALKLSKNLCIQFFVTLKNVFIKSTNKFTELSEKWDENSAFVKLDKWRQDMAIKRYKKKKEKENENQHINNNINEENDNCILHNNDEPSNNIININKKKKKKHMNTNIMEENTTVENNETENDKSQNYELILAQESAWDKFGSKLKDMPFLNNFFENPILGKLFGETELAAALREMKMIDKNFKLSELMYLFEYVISKHIVESYLIGDEETLRLHCGSSAFNSLNASITERKKKKVFLDTNVLIYKNHELKGAQRMEESSPWFIFTFHTQQINCLKNKNDEIIEGKIDDIREVVYTIALSKHPEPEKEGLLYPYIVREFAIIGNTPSW
- a CDS encoding small nuclear ribonucleoprotein Sm D1, putative → MKLVHFLMKLTNENVTIELKNGTLITGIITAVDIKMNTHMKNVKVVIKNKNIAEYNVNTKQFLSLEHVTIRGNNIRYFILSDSLPLDSLLVEDTTPKKISKDKSFSHRDKGMSKGAKGRGRKLSKR
- a CDS encoding hypothetical protein (conserved Plasmodium protein, unknown function); this encodes MVFIPVEVIFKSFPNFSKDRVKFLRRYSFLSLFLGAAFTYKAHTPDFTVRSYKPSYFYKHHLNKLKTKGIIDETKYEKLLNNH
- a CDS encoding kelch protein, putative (part of same gene as PRSY57_1124200A~gap found within coding sequence), which codes for HSSTVLNDRWFLLCGGYNLSWYQKSSLLDIYAYDINLNTWSCLNVYGMLLVTHHFYGNIIQVDDSGYFFIFGGLRNNEASSKIYKFTPLLPSYYFKVLKNKIDDINNKVHYLENNPRRSMNPIFSKEIAEIRYALSAISFTIVRYVQLINDLNEKIKISNELVKRNYLSILEKMESNRKYYDELNNRIDVLDNSIMNKTSKINQNNHNNNNNNNNNGDILKSEEIVKSDENIKNEEIIKSDEIVKSDEIVKSDEIVKSDEIIKNDEIIKNDELIKNKEHNKNIDTNKNDEKNEKQEESITNDDLSNKQQNVIN
- a CDS encoding kelch protein, putative (part of same gene as PRSY57_1124200B~gap found within coding sequence); translated protein: MTTNKFLLLKKEDSYLSKLTHETVIFGENLYKIVSKTLSSTSTDPLNQTSNENLDSISFCSELLPFYCKSEVIHQGDIFNVRFGHSCLIDKHIVYIYGGNQDIKSYNTKLIEFNLLNNLFKKLDEKNPPKPRYFATLNLIYSTEKKEDCLFLYGGKRGSYITNDTYVYCIKDKTWEHIKVKFSPPPVFGHVSFKYKNIIFIHG
- a CDS encoding kelch protein, putative codes for the protein MASPNTTQPEIILSEEKKASLTTQSTSNNTNDGNVLEEQKTLTFQQQPIPVPNIERTEDNVIENIKKTDLSNKDENTTISISTNTNTNTNINTNTNSNTNSNINSNINSNINSNINTDINTDINTDINANTNSNTNTNINTDINTNTNSNTNTNINTDINTNINTNTNSNTNTNINTNTNTNINTNEKTQDAKFQYNGDVSKAFLSPPVFHLTEIMHDERCFKKMKGHVTVEINGDICIYGGMLHDKCVENFIRYVPGINLFEKMRLNSNDIVPRAYCSGNVITEDNKKNIIIFGGINEKDEIVDETYKFDFQAKKWELIGNKLCPRARYKHASFSFNDFLYIHGGLDVNNSLLADMWCFSKNSWRPIKQIDRIPEPRYAHSLIFSFYGNAKLVFLFGGNKKGYNAALGDTWIFNINTNRWKEITNSSGSKPCARWGHSSQLFDNEWMIIYGGITNGWIDNYALSDMYALNIFTFSWFEVDISTSKNFDRGYYGSLCFLPYKKSLFVFGGTDNSEDHSDVFSMSPLVTYVSYKTLTGKIEQLNTRMKNINETSSGNENINISEFETKITELKEDINKINFMMKAFEAKFCELEKLNEQCEKLLSKNINTEELQHLEQRIRKLESSNVLMKHESI